The proteins below are encoded in one region of Pelagibacterium flavum:
- a CDS encoding acetyl-CoA C-acetyltransferase yields MAPQVHITAARRTPIGSLNGSLSALAAHELGAAAAKAAIADAGIAPEHIEEAIMGQVLTAAAGMNPARQMARLAGMADATTAFVVNQVCGSGLRAVALGAQQIGMGDANVVLAGGQESMSRAPHAAYLRSGTKLGDVSFIDTVMSDGLTDAFGKMAMGVTAENVVRQCGLTREQQDQFALRSQQRASAAQRDGKFAGEIVPVTIAGRKGETVVDQDEFIRHDASLESMEKLRPAFEKDGTVTAANSSGINDGAAALVLMSDAALRDHGATSLARIVSWATAGLDPNVMGLGPIPASRKALEKAGWSVGDVDLWEANEAFAAQSLAVVGELEVDPERVNVNGGAIALGHPIGASGARVLVTLVHEMARRDVKRGVATLCIGGGMGIAMCVER; encoded by the coding sequence ATGGCGCCCCAAGTCCACATCACCGCCGCGCGGCGCACGCCCATCGGATCGCTCAATGGAAGCCTGTCGGCGCTTGCCGCCCACGAGTTGGGAGCGGCAGCGGCCAAGGCGGCAATCGCCGATGCCGGGATCGCGCCCGAGCACATCGAGGAGGCGATCATGGGGCAGGTGCTGACGGCAGCGGCGGGGATGAACCCGGCGCGCCAGATGGCACGGCTGGCCGGAATGGCTGATGCCACAACGGCGTTCGTTGTCAATCAGGTGTGCGGATCGGGCCTGCGTGCCGTGGCGCTGGGCGCCCAGCAGATCGGAATGGGCGATGCGAATGTGGTGCTGGCCGGCGGGCAGGAATCGATGAGCCGGGCCCCCCACGCCGCTTATCTGCGCTCGGGGACCAAGCTGGGCGATGTCAGTTTCATCGACACCGTGATGAGCGACGGGCTGACCGATGCTTTCGGGAAAATGGCCATGGGGGTGACGGCGGAAAATGTGGTGCGCCAATGCGGGCTGACCCGCGAGCAGCAGGACCAGTTTGCGCTGCGGTCGCAGCAACGCGCCTCGGCGGCGCAAAGGGACGGGAAATTTGCCGGTGAAATCGTGCCCGTCACCATAGCAGGGCGCAAGGGTGAGACGGTTGTCGATCAGGACGAGTTCATCCGGCACGATGCAAGTCTTGAAAGCATGGAAAAGCTGCGCCCGGCCTTTGAAAAGGACGGAACAGTAACGGCGGCAAATTCCTCGGGGATAAATGACGGCGCTGCAGCTCTTGTCCTGATGTCGGACGCGGCGCTCAGGGATCATGGTGCGACATCGCTGGCGCGGATCGTGAGCTGGGCGACGGCGGGTCTTGATCCCAATGTCATGGGCCTGGGGCCGATTCCCGCTTCGCGCAAGGCGCTGGAGAAGGCAGGATGGAGCGTTGGCGATGTCGATCTGTGGGAAGCCAATGAGGCGTTCGCCGCGCAGAGCCTTGCAGTGGTCGGCGAACTCGAGGTCGATCCCGAAAGGGTCAACGTCAATGGTGGCGCTATCGCGCTGGGTCATCCCATCGGCGCTTCGGGTGCGCGGGTTCTGGTGACGCTGGTCCATGAGATGGCGCGGCGGGACGTAAAGCGGGGCGTTGCAACGCTGTGCATCGGCGGTGGCATGGGTATTGCGATGTGCGTGGAGCGGTGA
- a CDS encoding acetoacetate--CoA ligase, whose product MSGSNDAGIGDIVWEADAARKEGSALWRFAEATRHCHGADPSDYGALLDWSIREPNAFHDALWDFLGVVGSKGETAFVAGETIRDAKFYPGARLNYAENLLTRRDDGVAIIAHRDDGTRREMSWGGLYDRVSQVEQALRAEGVAEGDRVGAIVTHDIEAIVFYLATSAIGAIWSSCSPDFGPAGASDRLGQIDPKVLVAVPGYGYAGKAIDVSATIRAVAEATKLKKIVLLGAVPESLVDLDCVALDDWIEPFVPQEIAFNRMEFSAPLVILYSSGTTGKPKCIVHSGAGLLIQHKKEQMLHCDISEGERFFYFTTCGWMMWNWQVSGLALGATLVTYDGNPFHPEPGRLIDLIDEDGIAIFGTSAKYIDACAKAGLKPKDTHRLSQLRLILSTGSPLIAPSFDYIYADWKPDLHLASISGGTDICACFIGGNPLLPVRRGELQCALLGMDLDTLDDVGRPVSGVPGEFVCRNAHVSMPVSFWGDADGSRYTEAYFARFPGIWAHGDFVEKRPSGGFIIHGRSDTTLNPGGVRIGTAEIYRQVETIAAIEEAIAVGQDFDGDQRVILFVKLREGQVLDAALEKEIRTRIRSGASPRHVPAKIIAVTAIPRTRSGKISETAVRDVIHGRVVKNTTALANPEALEQYRDIAALRE is encoded by the coding sequence ATGTCTGGATCCAATGACGCAGGGATCGGCGATATCGTCTGGGAGGCCGATGCGGCCCGGAAAGAAGGCTCGGCCTTGTGGCGGTTTGCCGAGGCAACGCGCCATTGCCATGGGGCCGATCCGTCCGATTATGGGGCGCTGCTGGACTGGTCGATCCGCGAGCCGAACGCGTTTCATGATGCGTTGTGGGATTTTCTGGGCGTTGTGGGGAGCAAGGGTGAGACCGCATTTGTGGCGGGCGAAACCATAAGGGACGCGAAATTTTATCCCGGCGCGCGGCTCAACTATGCCGAGAACCTTCTGACCCGGCGCGACGATGGGGTGGCGATCATCGCCCATCGCGATGACGGCACGCGACGCGAGATGAGTTGGGGTGGGCTTTATGATCGGGTGTCGCAGGTCGAACAGGCGTTACGAGCCGAAGGCGTGGCCGAAGGCGACCGGGTGGGAGCGATCGTTACCCACGATATCGAGGCGATCGTCTTCTATCTGGCGACGTCCGCCATCGGAGCGATCTGGTCGTCGTGCTCGCCCGATTTCGGCCCTGCCGGGGCCAGCGACAGGCTGGGGCAGATCGACCCCAAGGTGCTGGTCGCGGTGCCCGGCTATGGATATGCAGGCAAGGCCATCGACGTTTCGGCCACGATCCGGGCGGTTGCCGAGGCAACCAAGCTCAAAAAGATCGTGCTTTTAGGGGCGGTGCCGGAAAGCCTTGTTGATCTCGATTGCGTGGCGCTGGACGATTGGATCGAACCGTTTGTGCCGCAAGAGATCGCCTTCAACCGCATGGAGTTTTCCGCGCCGCTGGTCATTCTTTATTCCTCGGGCACGACGGGCAAACCCAAGTGCATCGTCCATTCGGGCGCCGGGCTTTTAATCCAGCACAAAAAAGAGCAGATGCTCCATTGCGACATCAGCGAAGGCGAGCGGTTCTTCTATTTCACCACCTGCGGATGGATGATGTGGAACTGGCAGGTGTCCGGGCTGGCGCTGGGGGCGACGCTTGTCACCTATGACGGCAACCCGTTCCATCCCGAGCCGGGACGGCTTATCGACCTGATCGACGAGGACGGGATCGCCATTTTCGGCACCAGCGCCAAATATATCGACGCCTGCGCCAAGGCAGGACTAAAACCGAAAGACACGCATCGGCTTTCGCAATTGCGGCTGATCCTTTCGACGGGATCGCCGCTGATCGCGCCGAGTTTCGATTACATTTATGCCGACTGGAAACCGGATTTGCATCTGGCTTCAATTTCGGGCGGGACCGACATCTGCGCGTGCTTTATCGGCGGCAACCCGCTGTTGCCGGTGCGGCGCGGCGAATTGCAGTGCGCGCTGTTGGGCATGGATCTCGATACGCTCGACGATGTGGGACGGCCGGTCTCAGGCGTGCCAGGGGAATTTGTGTGCCGCAACGCGCATGTTTCGATGCCCGTCTCGTTCTGGGGCGACGCTGACGGATCGCGCTACACCGAAGCTTATTTCGCGCGCTTTCCCGGCATCTGGGCGCATGGAGATTTCGTGGAGAAGCGGCCTTCTGGCGGGTTCATCATTCACGGACGATCCGACACCACGCTCAATCCGGGCGGCGTGCGGATCGGCACGGCGGAGATTTACCGGCAGGTGGAAACCATTGCCGCGATCGAGGAAGCGATTGCCGTGGGCCAGGATTTCGACGGGGATCAGCGGGTGATCCTGTTCGTCAAATTGCGGGAGGGGCAGGTGCTCGATGCGGCACTGGAAAAGGAGATCCGGACGCGCATCCGGTCAGGCGCCAGCCCGCGGCACGTGCCGGCAAAGATTATTGCCGTCACCGCGATCCCCCGGACACGCTCGGGCAAGATTTCCGAGACCGCCGTACGCGACGTGATCCATGGGCGGGTGGTCAAGAACACCACGGCGCTGGCCAACCCCGAGGCGCTGGAGCAGTACAGGGACATCGCGGCGCTGCGCGAGTAG
- a CDS encoding GIY-YIG nuclease family protein codes for MPYYTYILCNRRNGTLYIGVTNDIARRVWEHRQGKGGKFTRLYKVHRLVYAEIHEDVTIAIQREKTLKEWPRTWKIKQIEKDNPDWDDLYERLI; via the coding sequence ATGCCCTATTACACCTACATCCTGTGCAATCGGCGCAACGGCACCCTCTATATCGGGGTCACCAACGACATCGCGCGTCGGGTATGGGAACATCGGCAGGGAAAAGGCGGAAAGTTTACCCGTCTCTACAAGGTTCACCGCCTGGTCTATGCCGAGATCCACGAGGATGTGACAATCGCCATCCAGCGGGAAAAAACGCTCAAGGAATGGCCGCGCACCTGGAAGATCAAACAGATCGAAAAGGACAATCCCGATTGGGACGATCTCTACGAACGGCTGATCTGA
- a CDS encoding metal ABC transporter permease: MSAMLSAFFNSPDAMIMLTGALVGIAASLLGTFLILRGASMLSDAISHSIVFGIIVVWMLTGQASGPVQIIGAALTGLLTVALTELLTATRRVKADAAIGLVFPALFSIGVLLINIYARDVHIDQHTVLLGEIGFVWLNTYDIGGYLVPQAVVWMGVMALLNLAFVTMLYKELKLATFDAALAKALGFAPVLLSYALLALLSGTAVAAFDSVGAILFIAFVIVPPSAAYLMTDRLSLMLAFGAAIAIISSIAGYWLAVWFNVSIGGMMAMMTGACFVAALAFGPRYGLVAQNARRRARVAENAARTLAVHLFNHEDDPTAKEENVTAALREHLHWSQAKSDAILAKSLADGLVTRSGESLLLTDKGRTAAREVLEPWARAG; encoded by the coding sequence ATGAGTGCCATGCTGTCCGCCTTTTTCAACTCCCCCGACGCCATGATCATGCTCACCGGAGCGCTGGTCGGCATCGCCGCATCGCTGCTGGGCACCTTCCTCATCCTGCGCGGCGCCTCGATGCTGTCGGACGCCATTTCCCATTCCATCGTCTTCGGCATCATCGTCGTCTGGATGCTGACCGGACAGGCCAGCGGCCCCGTCCAGATCATCGGTGCGGCGTTGACCGGGCTTCTGACCGTGGCGCTGACCGAGCTTTTGACCGCCACCCGTCGCGTCAAGGCCGACGCCGCCATCGGGCTGGTCTTTCCCGCCCTGTTTTCCATCGGCGTGCTGCTCATTAACATCTACGCCCGCGACGTCCATATCGACCAGCACACCGTCCTGTTGGGCGAGATCGGCTTCGTCTGGCTCAACACCTACGACATCGGCGGCTATCTTGTGCCCCAGGCGGTCGTCTGGATGGGCGTGATGGCGCTTCTCAACCTCGCCTTCGTCACCATGCTCTACAAGGAACTCAAGCTCGCAACCTTCGATGCGGCGCTGGCCAAGGCGCTGGGCTTTGCCCCCGTCCTGCTGTCCTACGCGCTTCTGGCGCTGCTCTCGGGAACCGCGGTCGCCGCGTTCGATTCCGTGGGCGCAATCTTGTTCATCGCCTTCGTCATCGTGCCGCCTTCGGCGGCCTACCTCATGACCGATCGTCTTTCGCTCATGCTGGCCTTCGGCGCAGCCATCGCCATCATTTCCTCGATTGCCGGGTACTGGCTGGCCGTATGGTTCAACGTGTCCATCGGCGGCATGATGGCCATGATGACCGGCGCGTGCTTTGTTGCCGCCCTCGCCTTCGGCCCTCGCTATGGCTTGGTTGCCCAGAACGCACGCCGCCGCGCCCGTGTCGCTGAAAACGCGGCGCGCACCCTGGCCGTCCATCTGTTCAACCACGAAGACGACCCCACGGCCAAGGAAGAGAACGTCACCGCCGCCCTGCGCGAGCACCTGCACTGGAGCCAGGCCAAATCCGACGCCATCCTCGCCAAATCCCTCGCCGACGGCCTTGTCACCCGCTCAGGCGAAAGCCTCCTCCTCACCGACAAGGGCCGCACCGCCGCCCGCGAGGTGCTGGAGCCATGGGCACGTGCGGGCTGA
- a CDS encoding metal ABC transporter permease: protein MFALLSDYTIQNVLIGAALLGIVSGVLGSFAVLRKQSLLGDTLSHAALPGICLGFLIAGTRSLPAILVGALVTGALAALIVLALSRTTRLKTDASLGIVLSIFFALGIALLTFIQNAGNAAQGGLESFLFGQAAAILRSDLFVMGAIALFALGLVALFWKEFKLITFDPSYGRTLGLPVLALEAGLTTMIALAVVIGLQMVGVVLMAAMIIAPAVAARQWTNRLGTMVSLAALFGMISGVFGALVSATGRGLATGPLIVLAVSAIVVISLLFSPERGLLPALLRQRENSKSLRGRRVLATLYRLAAEHNDPAYPAEQAMLDAYHGTGTASALKRLQSRGLVTATRHHPEPTPHWTLTQAGLAEARADLGGGPQ, encoded by the coding sequence ATGTTCGCCCTGCTCTCCGATTACACCATCCAGAACGTCCTGATCGGCGCCGCCCTGCTCGGCATCGTTTCGGGCGTATTGGGCAGTTTCGCGGTGCTGCGCAAACAGTCGCTGCTTGGCGACACGCTCTCGCACGCCGCCCTGCCCGGCATCTGCCTGGGGTTCCTCATCGCCGGCACGCGCAGCCTGCCCGCCATTCTGGTTGGTGCGCTGGTCACCGGCGCCCTCGCCGCGCTGATCGTCCTGGCGCTCAGCCGCACCACAAGGCTCAAGACCGACGCGAGTCTCGGCATCGTGCTCTCGATCTTTTTTGCCCTCGGCATCGCGCTTTTGACCTTTATCCAGAACGCCGGCAACGCCGCCCAGGGCGGGCTTGAATCCTTCCTTTTTGGTCAGGCCGCCGCCATCCTGCGCTCCGATCTTTTCGTCATGGGCGCCATCGCCCTTTTTGCGCTTGGTCTGGTCGCCCTGTTCTGGAAGGAATTCAAGCTCATAACCTTCGATCCGAGCTATGGCAGAACGCTGGGCCTGCCGGTCCTCGCGCTCGAAGCGGGCCTGACCACGATGATCGCGCTGGCCGTGGTCATCGGCCTGCAGATGGTCGGCGTCGTGCTCATGGCGGCCATGATCATCGCCCCCGCCGTCGCGGCGCGCCAATGGACCAACCGGCTGGGCACCATGGTCAGCCTCGCCGCCCTGTTCGGCATGATCTCGGGCGTCTTCGGCGCCCTGGTCAGCGCCACAGGCAGGGGCCTGGCCACCGGCCCGCTGATCGTCCTCGCCGTATCGGCCATCGTTGTCATCTCGCTGCTTTTTTCCCCCGAACGCGGGCTGCTTCCCGCCCTGCTGCGCCAGCGCGAAAACAGCAAGAGCCTGCGCGGCCGCCGCGTTCTGGCAACGCTTTATCGCCTCGCCGCTGAACACAACGACCCCGCCTATCCCGCAGAACAGGCCATGCTCGATGCCTATCACGGCACCGGCACGGCCTCCGCGCTCAAGCGCCTGCAATCACGCGGGCTGGTCACCGCCACCCGCCACCACCCCGAGCCGACGCCCCATTGGACATTGACGCAAGCCGGTCTCGCCGAGGCCCGCGCGGATCTGGGAGGTGGACCGCAATGA
- a CDS encoding metal ABC transporter ATP-binding protein, translating to MVDRLTADLHEPGLAVHVEDLTVSYQSKPVLWDIDFDIPPGVMAAIVGPNGAGKSTLIKSILDLIKPTAGHVTIHGRPYSDQRRKVGYVPQRSSVDWDFPTTALDVVTMGLYGQLGWLRRPGRAEHQRALEALTRVGMEDFADRQISQLSGGQQQRVFIARALVQDADVYFLDEPMAGVDATTERAIVKILHALRDAGKTVIVVHHDLQTVRDYFDWMVILNVRVIAQGPVSEVYTPENLRKAYGGQIALIDRDATLEATA from the coding sequence ATGGTCGATCGACTGACCGCCGACCTCCACGAACCCGGCCTCGCCGTGCATGTGGAGGATCTTACCGTCTCCTACCAGTCAAAGCCGGTGCTTTGGGATATCGATTTCGATATCCCGCCCGGCGTCATGGCGGCAATCGTCGGCCCCAACGGGGCCGGCAAATCAACGCTGATCAAATCGATCCTCGATCTGATAAAACCCACCGCCGGCCACGTCACCATTCACGGCCGCCCCTATTCCGACCAGCGCCGCAAGGTCGGCTATGTCCCCCAGCGCTCCAGTGTGGATTGGGACTTCCCCACGACCGCGCTCGATGTGGTGACCATGGGGCTCTACGGCCAGCTCGGCTGGCTGCGCCGTCCCGGACGCGCCGAACACCAGCGCGCCCTCGAAGCGCTCACCCGCGTCGGCATGGAAGATTTCGCCGACCGCCAGATCAGCCAGCTTTCGGGCGGCCAGCAGCAGCGTGTGTTCATCGCCCGCGCGCTGGTTCAGGATGCCGACGTCTATTTCCTCGACGAGCCCATGGCCGGGGTGGACGCCACCACCGAACGGGCCATCGTCAAAATCCTCCACGCCCTGCGCGATGCCGGCAAGACCGTGATCGTCGTCCACCACGATCTCCAGACCGTGCGCGACTATTTCGACTGGATGGTCATTTTGAACGTCCGCGTTATCGCCCAGGGCCCGGTGTCCGAGGTCTATACCCCGGAAAACCTGCGCAAGGCCTATGGCGGCCAGATCGCGCTGATCGACCGCGACGCCACGCTCGAGGCCACCGCCTGA